The Solibacillus sp. FSL W7-1464 genome contains a region encoding:
- the trxB gene encoding thioredoxin-disulfide reductase → MSEEKIYDVVIIGAGPAGMTAAVYASRANLSTLMIERGIPGGQMANTEAVENYPGFDTILGPELSTKMFEHAKKFGAEYAYGDVNEIIDGEEYKIIVSGKKQYKTRTIIITTGAEYKKLGIPGETELGGRGVSYCAVCDGAFFKQKNLIVIGGGDSAVEEGVYLTRFADKVTIVHRRDKLRAQKILQDRAFANEKVDFIWNSTVKEIHEVDGKVGKVTLASTVDGTEKEVETDGVFVYVGMLPLTAPFASLNILNEAGYIVTNEKMETSIPGIYAAGDVREKMLRQIVTATGDGSIAAQSAQHYVEEIKEKINQ, encoded by the coding sequence ATGTCTGAAGAAAAAATTTATGATGTAGTCATTATCGGAGCAGGTCCGGCAGGTATGACGGCTGCGGTATATGCATCACGCGCTAACTTATCAACATTAATGATTGAACGCGGGATTCCCGGCGGACAAATGGCGAATACAGAAGCAGTGGAAAACTACCCTGGTTTCGATACAATTTTAGGGCCTGAGCTATCGACGAAAATGTTCGAGCATGCGAAAAAGTTCGGTGCCGAATATGCTTACGGAGATGTAAATGAAATCATCGACGGGGAAGAGTACAAAATTATCGTTTCAGGTAAAAAACAATATAAAACACGCACAATTATTATTACAACTGGTGCAGAATATAAAAAACTGGGTATTCCCGGCGAAACAGAGCTTGGCGGCCGCGGTGTAAGCTACTGTGCTGTATGTGATGGCGCATTCTTCAAACAAAAGAACCTCATCGTAATCGGCGGGGGCGACTCTGCTGTTGAAGAAGGTGTTTACTTAACACGCTTTGCGGATAAAGTAACAATCGTACACCGTCGCGATAAGCTTCGTGCACAAAAGATCCTACAAGATCGTGCATTTGCCAATGAAAAAGTAGACTTCATCTGGAACTCGACAGTGAAGGAAATTCATGAAGTTGATGGTAAAGTAGGCAAAGTGACGTTAGCTTCTACAGTTGACGGTACAGAAAAAGAAGTGGAAACAGATGGCGTATTCGTATATGTCGGCATGCTTCCATTAACAGCGCCATTTGCTTCCCTGAATATTTTAAACGAAGCAGGCTATATTGTAACAAATGAAAAAATGGAAACATCAATTCCTGGTATTTATGCAGCGGGCGATGTTCGTGAAAAAATGCTGCGTCAAATTGTAACAGCTACAGGCGACGGCAGTATTGCAGCACAGTCGGCTCAACATTACGTGGAAGAAATAAAAGAAAAGATAAATCAATAA
- the hisF gene encoding imidazole glycerol phosphate synthase subunit HisF yields the protein MLTKRIIPCLDVKEGRVVKGVQFVELRDAGDPVELAKFYDEQGADELVFLDISASHEGRETMVDVVRQTAATLAIPFTVGGGIRTIDDMKRILRAGADKVSVNTSALERPQLIKEGADYFGAQCIVCAIDARYSEEDGTWMVYTHGGRNKTTWTAVDWAKEAVRLGAGEILLTSMNQDGEKSGFDLELTKAVRDAVTVPVIASGGAGNAEHFREVLQDVDTDAALAASIFHYKETSVAEVKSYLKEKGVRVR from the coding sequence ATGTTAACAAAACGAATTATTCCATGTCTTGACGTAAAAGAAGGACGTGTTGTAAAAGGGGTACAGTTTGTAGAATTGCGTGATGCAGGCGATCCTGTAGAGTTAGCTAAGTTTTATGATGAGCAAGGCGCCGATGAGCTTGTATTTCTTGATATTTCCGCTTCGCATGAAGGACGGGAAACGATGGTCGATGTTGTCCGTCAAACGGCGGCAACATTGGCGATTCCGTTTACAGTAGGCGGCGGCATCCGGACAATCGATGATATGAAGCGTATTTTACGTGCGGGTGCCGATAAAGTATCGGTCAACACATCAGCACTGGAACGTCCGCAGCTTATTAAAGAAGGTGCGGATTACTTTGGGGCCCAATGTATCGTTTGTGCGATTGATGCGAGGTACAGCGAAGAAGACGGCACATGGATGGTTTATACACATGGCGGGCGCAATAAAACGACTTGGACAGCAGTCGATTGGGCGAAAGAAGCGGTACGATTAGGTGCCGGAGAAATTCTCCTTACATCGATGAATCAGGACGGCGAAAAATCAGGCTTTGACCTGGAACTAACAAAAGCGGTACGTGATGCAGTAACAGTGCCGGTTATTGCGAGCGGCGGGGCCGGGAATGCCGAACACTTCCGTGAAGTACTGCAGGATGTTGATACAGATGCGGCACTCGCAGCGAGTATTTTCCACTATAAAGAAACGAGCGTAGCAGAAGTGAAAAGCTACTTAAAAGAAAAAGGGGTTCGTGTACGATGA
- a CDS encoding tetratricopeptide repeat protein, whose protein sequence is MENKRLKTKATNVVSFVPNGDYYYKKALKAIERDEMDKAYKFIKRAADLSPDDAHVLLQYGILEMELQNFEHAYELIHTAYSLEPNESEIIFMLAEVSGCIGHIADAQKYAAQYLEMEPNGTYTEDASEILEFVDYVGDEMDDMDEFDGAKHVAQEKARRQMEQGDFKTAIEMLEQLIEEYPDLWNAYNNLALAYFYVGDAEQARALLYRVLRENKGNLHALCNLAVFAYYEKNSEELNELVGLLKKIQPFEWENRYKLGATFALIGQYEAAYKWLRSMSKKGYDGEPGFYFWLAQSAYFSGHETIAKESWKMLIQLDPSKEGMEPWANGEGSILRNSAENHRDFIIRQLTDEHQSSRLFGMFLLKRSAHKQEIVAHPSLLNVSDFSAIEKLCMAYALDYDFSNGSKEEQQFLRFMEVAEQIIEVNDSISLEVAQVLSTWFALGEIAFQQGYSFKNRAALAAAVEYSFHVALENKVTKKAIAGKYNISTATLTKYNDELYEFVPADFE, encoded by the coding sequence TTGGAAAATAAACGTTTAAAAACAAAAGCTACTAATGTCGTGTCGTTTGTTCCGAATGGTGATTATTATTACAAGAAAGCTTTAAAGGCAATTGAACGAGACGAAATGGACAAAGCATATAAATTTATTAAGCGTGCGGCGGATTTAAGTCCGGATGACGCGCATGTGTTACTACAGTACGGAATACTTGAAATGGAACTGCAAAATTTCGAGCATGCCTATGAGTTGATTCACACAGCCTATAGTTTAGAGCCGAATGAATCCGAAATCATTTTCATGCTGGCGGAAGTGTCGGGCTGTATCGGTCATATTGCGGATGCCCAAAAATACGCAGCACAATATTTAGAAATGGAACCAAACGGCACATATACGGAAGACGCCTCTGAAATATTGGAGTTTGTCGACTATGTGGGCGATGAAATGGATGACATGGACGAATTTGATGGGGCGAAGCATGTGGCACAGGAAAAGGCCCGCCGTCAAATGGAGCAGGGTGATTTCAAGACAGCAATCGAAATGCTGGAGCAACTCATTGAAGAGTATCCAGACCTTTGGAATGCATACAATAATCTGGCGTTAGCCTATTTTTATGTCGGAGACGCGGAACAGGCCCGCGCACTTTTATATCGAGTGCTGCGTGAAAACAAAGGCAATCTTCATGCACTTTGCAACTTGGCCGTATTTGCGTATTACGAAAAAAACAGTGAAGAGCTGAATGAACTGGTCGGTTTATTGAAGAAAATCCAACCGTTCGAATGGGAAAACCGTTACAAGCTCGGTGCAACATTTGCATTGATCGGACAATATGAAGCGGCTTATAAATGGCTGCGCTCTATGAGCAAGAAAGGCTATGACGGAGAGCCTGGCTTCTATTTCTGGCTTGCCCAGTCAGCCTACTTCTCAGGGCATGAAACGATTGCAAAAGAATCATGGAAAATGCTCATTCAGTTGGATCCGTCAAAAGAAGGGATGGAACCGTGGGCAAATGGTGAAGGGTCAATTTTACGGAATTCAGCGGAAAATCATCGTGACTTCATCATACGTCAATTAACAGATGAGCATCAGTCCAGCCGGTTGTTCGGCATGTTCTTATTGAAGCGTTCGGCACATAAGCAGGAGATTGTCGCACACCCTTCTCTTTTGAATGTCTCGGATTTTTCGGCTATCGAAAAGCTGTGCATGGCGTATGCACTGGACTATGATTTCAGTAACGGCAGTAAGGAAGAACAGCAATTCCTGCGTTTTATGGAAGTAGCCGAGCAGATTATTGAAGTAAATGATTCGATTTCATTGGAAGTGGCGCAAGTGTTAAGTACATGGTTTGCGCTTGGGGAAATCGCATTCCAGCAAGGCTATTCGTTTAAAAATCGCGCGGCGCTGGCTGCTGCTGTTGAATATTCATTCCATGTCGCACTGGAAAACAAAGTGACGAAAAAAGCGATTGCGGGCAAATACAATATTTCAACTGCGACGTTAACGAAATACAATGATGAATTGTATGAATTTGTACCGGCGGACTTTGAATAG
- the hisH gene encoding imidazole glycerol phosphate synthase subunit HisH has translation MKIGVIDYGMGNLFSVEQALKRLDVQVIVSSDIEQLEAADAYVLPGVGAFPDAMKRLDETGLIDFIQTTKKPLLGICLGMQLMFEESDEVAQTKGLGIFKGRIQRFTDVTRIPHMGWNELKLKQTPAWLNNEDLPQERHVYFVHSYYASGIDDMELIASADYEHVQVPGIVAKDNFTGMQFHPEKSGPFGVYLLTAWTQGVKEGVC, from the coding sequence GTGAAGATCGGTGTAATTGATTATGGAATGGGCAATCTGTTTAGTGTCGAACAGGCACTAAAACGATTGGATGTACAAGTAATTGTTTCAAGCGATATTGAACAGCTGGAAGCGGCAGATGCTTATGTGCTGCCGGGGGTTGGCGCTTTTCCGGATGCGATGAAACGCCTGGATGAAACGGGGCTCATCGATTTCATTCAAACGACGAAAAAGCCGCTCTTAGGTATTTGCCTTGGCATGCAGCTGATGTTTGAAGAAAGCGATGAAGTGGCGCAAACGAAAGGTCTTGGCATTTTCAAAGGACGTATTCAGCGTTTTACCGATGTTACACGCATTCCGCATATGGGCTGGAATGAACTGAAATTAAAGCAGACACCAGCGTGGTTAAATAATGAAGACTTGCCGCAGGAGCGCCATGTCTACTTTGTTCACTCGTACTATGCGAGCGGCATCGATGACATGGAGCTGATCGCCTCAGCTGATTATGAGCACGTTCAAGTACCGGGTATCGTGGCAAAAGATAATTTTACAGGTATGCAGTTCCATCCAGAAAAGTCAGGTCCGTTTGGTGTGTATTTACTGACGGCTTGGACGCAGGGAGTGAAAGAGGGCGTATGTTAA
- a CDS encoding 8-oxo-dGTP diphosphatase — protein sequence MQRITNLLAIKDGQVLLLQKPRRGWFVAPGGKMEPGESIYDSAIREFQEETNLTPKDVHLKGVYTMVIKNGDTVVDEWMLYTFIATDVEGTPFVETREGILSWYDIERLKDLPMAAGDRTNLLFAALNNGTQYGTFEYTEDFELISEKIQNSTEQN from the coding sequence ATGCAACGAATTACAAATTTACTTGCTATTAAAGATGGTCAAGTCCTATTGCTGCAAAAACCGAGAAGAGGCTGGTTTGTTGCACCAGGTGGAAAAATGGAGCCAGGAGAGTCCATCTATGACTCCGCTATACGCGAATTTCAGGAAGAGACGAATCTGACACCAAAAGACGTTCATTTAAAAGGCGTATATACAATGGTTATCAAAAATGGAGATACTGTTGTCGATGAATGGATGCTGTACACATTTATTGCAACGGATGTCGAAGGAACACCATTTGTCGAAACACGTGAAGGCATTTTAAGCTGGTATGATATTGAGCGATTAAAGGATCTTCCGATGGCAGCAGGTGACCGGACGAATTTATTATTTGCAGCATTAAATAATGGTACGCAATATGGTACATTTGAATATACAGAGGATTTTGAGCTGATCAGCGAAAAAATTCAAAACTCGACGGAACAAAACTAG
- the rapZ gene encoding RNase adapter RapZ, which translates to MASSSCTHELVIITGMSGAGKTVAVQSFEDLGYYCVDNLPPELLTTFLALMKGSEKKISRMAVVMDLRGREFFGSLIEMLDALLDEEDILLRILFLESDDATLVRRYKESRRSHPLAPQGLPLEGIELERELLSEVKGRAKSIVNTSNLKPRELRERIAQEFSNMSSPTFSLNIMSFGFKHGLPIDADLVFDVRFLKNPYYVEELRHKTGLQTEVSSYVLATEETQQLIAKLTDLFTFMIPHYRNEGKSQLVIAFGCTGGQHRSVTLAEYFGKLLAKNDQVIVTHRDINHRKD; encoded by the coding sequence GTGGCTAGTTCGAGCTGTACACATGAGTTAGTTATTATTACAGGAATGTCAGGGGCGGGCAAAACGGTAGCGGTTCAAAGTTTTGAGGATTTAGGTTATTACTGTGTTGATAATTTACCTCCGGAACTTTTAACTACTTTTTTAGCGCTGATGAAAGGTTCCGAAAAAAAGATTTCACGTATGGCAGTAGTTATGGATTTACGTGGGAGAGAATTTTTTGGCTCATTGATTGAAATGCTCGACGCGCTATTGGACGAAGAAGATATTTTACTCCGTATTTTATTTTTGGAATCCGATGATGCCACATTAGTTCGGCGCTATAAAGAATCACGCCGATCACATCCGCTTGCCCCTCAGGGATTACCGCTGGAAGGGATTGAGTTGGAGCGCGAATTGCTCTCTGAAGTAAAAGGGCGCGCCAAATCGATCGTCAATACTTCCAATTTAAAACCACGCGAATTACGTGAACGTATCGCCCAGGAATTCAGCAATATGAGCAGTCCTACTTTTTCACTGAACATTATGTCGTTTGGATTTAAACATGGGCTGCCGATTGATGCTGATTTAGTATTTGATGTTCGTTTTTTAAAAAATCCTTACTATGTTGAAGAATTGCGACATAAAACTGGGCTACAAACAGAAGTTTCCTCTTACGTACTGGCAACAGAAGAAACGCAACAATTAATTGCCAAACTGACGGACTTGTTCACATTCATGATTCCCCATTACCGTAATGAAGGCAAATCACAGCTTGTCATCGCTTTCGGCTGTACGGGCGGTCAACATCGCTCCGTTACACTTGCTGAATACTTCGGGAAGCTATTGGCAAAAAATGATCAAGTCATCGTTACACATAGAGATATCAATCATAGGAAGGATTGA
- the hisB gene encoding imidazoleglycerol-phosphate dehydratase HisB gives MTRFAKIDRDTNETKIKVELNLDGTGQADIKTGVGFMDHMLDLFIKHGLFDGKILADGDTWIDDHHTTEDIGIVLGQAFREALGDKKGIKRYGTAFVPMDDALAQVVVDCSNRPHLEYRVTPGLNAKVGNFDTELVHEFLWKFALEARINLHVIVPYGHNTHHIIEAIFKATARALDAAVEIDPRVKGVPSTKGLLT, from the coding sequence ATGACACGTTTTGCAAAAATCGATCGTGATACAAATGAAACAAAAATTAAAGTAGAGCTCAACTTGGACGGTACAGGTCAAGCCGACATTAAAACTGGTGTTGGCTTTATGGACCATATGCTCGATCTATTTATCAAGCACGGACTGTTTGACGGTAAAATACTGGCGGACGGGGACACTTGGATTGATGATCACCATACGACAGAAGATATCGGGATTGTATTAGGACAGGCATTCCGTGAAGCGTTAGGCGATAAAAAAGGAATCAAACGCTACGGTACAGCATTTGTGCCGATGGACGACGCATTAGCACAAGTTGTCGTTGACTGCTCTAACCGTCCGCATTTGGAGTACCGCGTTACACCGGGACTCAATGCGAAAGTAGGAAACTTTGATACAGAGCTAGTCCATGAGTTTCTATGGAAGTTTGCACTGGAAGCACGCATTAACCTGCATGTCATCGTTCCTTACGGGCATAATACACACCATATTATTGAAGCGATTTTTAAAGCAACGGCACGTGCATTGGATGCAGCGGTTGAAATCGATCCACGTGTAAAAGGTGTGCCATCAACAAAGGGGCTGTTAACGTGA
- the hisIE gene encoding bifunctional phosphoribosyl-AMP cyclohydrolase/phosphoribosyl-ATP diphosphatase HisIE produces MNVKFNEQGLITAVVQDAQSKEVLTVAYMNEESLQKTIETNETWFYSRSRQELWHKGATSGNTQKVVSIKTDCDKDALVIEVIPAGPACHNGTTSCFTESLVENERPGSVAILPQLVEVIKQREIDMPEGAYTTYLFDKGIDKICKKVGEEATEVVIGAKNRDAEEVKWESADLLYHLLVLLQEQKVDVYEVLDVLQKRHEGKKQ; encoded by the coding sequence ATGAACGTAAAATTTAATGAACAAGGCTTAATTACAGCCGTAGTACAAGATGCACAGTCAAAAGAAGTATTAACAGTAGCGTATATGAACGAAGAATCACTGCAAAAGACGATTGAAACGAATGAAACCTGGTTTTATTCACGTTCTCGTCAGGAGCTTTGGCATAAAGGCGCAACGAGCGGCAACACGCAAAAAGTAGTTTCGATCAAAACAGACTGTGACAAGGATGCGCTTGTCATTGAAGTGATCCCAGCTGGTCCGGCTTGTCATAACGGAACGACTTCATGCTTTACTGAAAGCTTGGTAGAAAACGAACGCCCAGGCTCTGTCGCGATTCTTCCGCAACTTGTAGAAGTGATTAAACAACGTGAAATCGATATGCCTGAAGGGGCGTACACAACGTATTTATTCGATAAAGGAATCGATAAAATCTGTAAAAAAGTCGGCGAAGAGGCTACTGAAGTTGTCATCGGGGCAAAAAACCGCGATGCAGAAGAAGTGAAATGGGAATCGGCAGATCTTCTTTATCACTTATTAGTGTTGCTTCAAGAGCAAAAAGTCGATGTTTATGAAGTGCTGGATGTCCTGCAAAAACGTCATGAAGGAAAGAAACAGTAA
- the hisD gene encoding histidinol dehydrogenase, protein MKITILDNDISLKRQLEQGNEQQLQTVREVIQDVRAKGDAAIKYYSEKWDGFAPENLRVAESEIVEAVKNFDPQLYGDLQEAADNIYRYHNEQKRTGFQLPLEDGSYLGQRITPLDAVGLYVPGGSAAYPSSVLMNVIPAQVAGVKRIVITSPAGNDGKLPEAVLVAAHILGVTEIYKVGGAQAIAALAYGTETIAPVDKITGPGNIFVALAKREVFGEVAIDMIAGPSEICILADESAYADEIAADLLSQAEHDTLACAVLITTSDDLADAVSDQVEIQLSKLPRQSIARKSIENFGHIYVAESIKDAVRAVNSLAPEHLEVITEDAEKVSEMITHAGAIFIGRYSSEPVGDYFAGTNHVLPTNSTARFASGLNVDDFIKRTSVVYYSEKTWQQNAPKIARLARLEGLEGHARAVESRGWDKGEE, encoded by the coding sequence ATGAAAATAACAATTTTGGATAACGATATTTCTTTAAAACGCCAACTCGAGCAAGGCAATGAACAGCAGCTGCAAACCGTTCGTGAAGTCATTCAGGATGTGCGTGCAAAAGGTGATGCGGCGATTAAATATTACAGTGAAAAATGGGACGGTTTTGCACCTGAAAATTTACGCGTAGCCGAAAGTGAAATCGTTGAAGCGGTTAAAAACTTTGATCCGCAATTATACGGCGATCTACAGGAAGCGGCAGATAATATTTACCGCTACCATAATGAACAGAAACGTACGGGATTCCAGTTGCCCCTAGAAGACGGGTCGTATTTAGGGCAACGGATTACACCGCTTGATGCAGTCGGATTGTATGTGCCCGGCGGATCTGCAGCCTATCCTTCTTCTGTATTGATGAATGTCATCCCTGCGCAAGTTGCCGGAGTAAAGCGCATTGTCATTACATCACCTGCTGGAAATGACGGGAAGTTGCCGGAAGCTGTACTCGTTGCAGCGCACATTTTAGGTGTGACGGAAATTTACAAAGTAGGCGGTGCACAGGCGATTGCTGCATTAGCGTACGGAACGGAAACGATTGCCCCGGTAGATAAAATTACAGGTCCGGGCAATATATTCGTAGCATTGGCGAAGCGTGAAGTATTCGGTGAAGTAGCGATTGATATGATTGCCGGTCCGTCTGAGATTTGTATTTTAGCGGATGAAAGTGCGTATGCCGATGAAATTGCTGCAGACCTGTTGTCACAGGCAGAGCATGACACATTAGCGTGTGCTGTACTGATTACAACAAGCGATGATTTGGCGGATGCCGTATCAGATCAGGTCGAGATTCAATTATCAAAACTGCCGAGACAGTCGATTGCACGAAAATCGATTGAAAACTTCGGTCATATATACGTAGCGGAATCCATCAAAGATGCGGTACGTGCTGTCAATTCATTGGCACCTGAACATTTGGAAGTCATAACAGAAGATGCTGAAAAGGTTTCGGAAATGATTACACATGCCGGTGCGATATTTATCGGCCGCTATAGCTCGGAGCCGGTTGGGGATTACTTTGCGGGCACGAATCATGTATTACCTACGAACTCAACAGCGCGCTTTGCAAGCGGCTTAAATGTCGATGATTTTATTAAGCGCACGAGCGTTGTTTATTACAGCGAGAAAACATGGCAACAAAATGCGCCGAAGATTGCGCGTCTTGCACGACTTGAAGGGTTGGAAGGACATGCAAGAGCGGTAGAATCGCGCGGCTGGGATAAAGGAGAAGAATAA